DNA sequence from the Pseudophryne corroboree isolate aPseCor3 chromosome 6, aPseCor3.hap2, whole genome shotgun sequence genome:
tggtgcaatttatcactcacagtgacatttatcactcattgataaatgagcccataggTGTATTGGTAAAATATGGATATATACCACAATGCATGGAAaagatattgtaccacattactaaAGTGCATTTAAAGCATGCATTACTCAtaattgcctaccctcctgcattctgcaggagactccctgaaatagtagcaatctcccagactccctgaatagtccagcaatctccctggttGCACCTTAACATCATTATGTAGCTGTTCCTggggaaaaagagaaatcagagatacatacaatacattcaaatgggctcatcagtgccatttctctgcattggttataaaggcacaatgatccctatgcctagatgcattttaaataagatttctcgtgcccacttacagtatatggaacttcttgtaaaacacaatacacaaacaaatcctgcaaagtatcagtgtcttttcttcaacaaatagatcttactaactgtggtgctcatttacatttggatgtaagtcatgtttatgacacgcctctcagatgtagtggtacacgtccgcgctgataggcgttactttcacaatctccctgaaatgtttttttaaaaagtaggtaagtatggcaatACTTGTGATATGGCCTATATCTTTCTCAGCCATAtgtgcattggcatttctataatgggtgcagtgtgtgcggcgcacacgggccccttggtctgggggggcccacaccgcacacatataGTATATTTACTCCTCCAGTACCAGTGtccctgcagtgcgggcacaaatcacttggaaaataaaACCTAAAACTGGGGGCTGGATGGAATTTATTTTTTAAGAGAAATATTAACAGCAATATAAAGCATTGTATTAACACACTGTGCTTCACGGgtataggtcattaggtcgaccactattggtcgacatgcactaggttgacagggtcattaggtcaacatgaacaaggttgacatggaaaaaggttgacatgatttttttaaaaactttttttggtgtcattttctttgtaaagtgacggggaaccctaattagtgcaccgcgtcccctcgcatgcttcggcaaggttaccattcccaattgtagtccacatggatcgtaaagtatgaaaaagttcaaaaaatttgaaaaacccatgttgacctttttccatgtcgacctagtgcatgtcgacctaatgactgtcacctaagtcttgtcgacctaatgaccataagcCGTGCTTCACAATGCAGCCATGACCTGAATTTTGACAACTAATATCAGGATTCATGGGAAAAATGTGCAGTTCACATCCAATAATAATTTAGAGTGTAACCAAAATAAATACTGCACTGTCTCCGTCCAGACCAGTTTACTATCACACATCCTCTGCATCCTCCCTTCAGTTGTGAAAGAAAACAGACACCAAAGCACAGATAAAAATCCTTGGATGACAGTAAGATCACTTATTTAGGGGGCAATCTTCTATATATGCAACCAAGATTAAAAGAAGGCAACCTGGAGTTCAGTGACCTGCAAAAAGCGTATTTGGCATGTAGCCTTCTGCTTTTATATGATCACAAAGCTCCCCAGAGCCCATTACCCTCTTTCTTTGTGTAATAATTGAGTACTACTGACAAATTACATTTTAACATTATTGTTACAGGTGTCTTACATTTCAAACAAATACACATTAATGAAAATGACATAATATTCTTTAATTCTAGCAGAGAGTAAATTTATAAAAAGGAAACACATTCTGAATttgagacttaaggtgggtacacactggaagatatatctgccgatcaattgatcgggagatatatctatggacggattgggcagtgtgttgagcccACACACTGCctaatccgtcggggactgacgtaatgaactgggcgggcgtgttcaCAAACGCCCgcctagttcagctgtcaatcaccgccggccgccgtagcatgtgtacgggcggtcggccgaccgcccgtacacacacagcgacgcgccaatatattggtagatatattggccgtcggttgtgctgcggggccgacgcgatacgtctgtgaacgacggagttcacagacgtatcggtcgtacacactggccgacggacccgcgatatatcggccgttcaagagaacggccgatatatcgcccagtgtgtacgggccttaagggggacatttactaagcagagataagagcggagaagtgagccagcggagaagttgcccatggcaaccaatcagcactgaattaacatctatagtttaaaattatacagagctgctgatggggcaacttctccactggctcacttctccgctcttatcactgcttagtaaatgtcaccttTAAGCAAAAACTGCAAAGCACACTTCAAGGGCAAGATTTATTAAGCGGTGGCTTTTGCAAGCCGACAAATATCAGCAGTTTTGACCATGAAATTGAAGATGACAATATTAGTAAATGCAAATCACAGCTGGTTTTGAATTTATTATTACTGATGGTATAAATTTTGGCTGGCAAATTCAGATCTGGCAATTTGTTATAGTGCAGTTTGATATGCGTCTTTGCCTTTAGTATATTGCATGGCTTGCACATCACAAAAACAATGAGGTTCAGACAATATAACTGTAGTAAATATCTCCCTAAAAGGAATAGTCTAAAATAGAGATATTGTACAGTGCAGTATGTGGGAGAATTTTCCCTGATTACCAGTAACATTTACATGACTTATAGATAATAGTTTTTAATTCAAACTGTAAAATGAAATCCACTTTTGTGTTTATTCCAAAAAAAGAGCAACACTTGACAAACATGTAAGAATAACTAAAACCTTTTTTACACAATtgcattttatttgtgtatttttcctAGTACAGTAGTTTATGTGTATAATATTACTGTGTTAATGAAGTGTCAACAGAACCGTTTACAATTCCATTCTCTTTTGTTACAGTACAGGGGTTTCAACTATTCCAGCTGCGAACTCTGGTTGGAGAGAGATATTTTATTGCTGTACAGGAAGACCAGGGTCAGCTGAATGTCAGGATGCAAGTGGTTATCCTTATAATGCTACTCTTCTTTTGCAAAGCATCGGAGTTCAGGAAGTTCAAAAGAAACAATAGAGGAAATAACAACAAACAACACAGTTCCAAGAAAGTCTCAAGCACTGTTAAACGCTATGCGCCAGGATCACCATGTGACATCTATACATATCTTAATGAGAAATACTTGGACTGCCAGGAGAGGAAACAGACATCTGTCCTCCAGGACTGGCCAGAAGATCTGATACACATACTGCTAGCGAGAAACCGGTTTCGTATAGTAAAAAATAATGTATTTTCTAGATTTCAGAACCTAAAGAGTCTAGATCTGCAGCAAAATGAAATTACAAAAATTGAGAACAATGCCTTCTTTGGTTTGAAAAGACTATCAACTCTTTTACTGCAACATAACCGGATAAAAATCCTGTCTGAGGAGATATTTATTCATATGCCTCGGCTTAATTACCTGCGTCTTTATGACAATCCCTGGGACTGTAACTGTGAGCTGGAATCTCTGGTCACACTACTACAGGTTCCAAGGAACAGGAATTTTGGAAATTATGCCAACTGTGAGACGCCAACAGAATTGAAGGATCAGAAACTCAAACAGATTACACCTGAAGTTATATGCCAGGATGAAGGTGACAATGGGCAGCCTAAACCATTACATGGAAAAAAGATCACTAAACCCTCAATAGGCTCAACCCTTTGTCATACATATCTGTACCCAATAGCAACACTAGACTGCAGAAGAAAAGGTTTGTATACATGGTTTCTCTACTACTTACTCTAGGTACTTAACTGTGAAGACAGACTATATATACTATGGGGGGTATCTAATTGTATCACCACGGGCTATCCTATTAGTCCCGATGAGGCGGGCTCGTCCCCCCAAAGCCAGCACTTATtgtggattatgctttgggtgcctctgGCACCCAAATCATAATCCACAATAACCAGGTTGTCGGAGACACGTGATCGCGTATTCATTTTCGGACGAAGTAAACAGCCTGAAATATAATACTGCAATCGCGATATCTGGCTGTTTTCACCTGCTGAAAACGTATCAGCACTAATTGGATATCCCACCTAAATACTTCCGTAtttatgccctcattccgagttgttcgctcgctagctgcttttagcagctgtgcaaacgctaagccgccaccctctggagtgtatcttagcttagcagaagtgcgaacgaaaggatcgcagcgctgctacaaaaaaaagcttgtgcagtttcagagtagctcgagacctactcctagcttgcgatcacttcagactatttcgttcctgttttgacgtcacaaacacgccctgcgttcggccagccacgcctacgtttttccatacattcctgcgtttttatctggcatgcctgtgttttttcacacactccccgaaaacggtcagttaccacccagaaacacccacttcctgtcaatcactctgcagccagcagtgcgactgaaaagtgtcgctagagcatgtgtaaaactgcatcggcttttgtgaaagtacgacgcgcgtgcgcagtgcgccccatacgcagaattgcagtttttttgcctgatcgctgcgctgcgaacgaaagcagctagcgatctactcggaatgagggccttagtcggaATAAGGGACATTTCATTATTGCTGTCCTTATTAGTAGATTATTAACCAGTCATTCCCAGCCAGTGTGTACTGACATACTGGCTGGGAATGACTGGTTAATAATCTTCTAATAAGGACAGCAATAATTAAATGTCCATTTATATGTGACAACACTAGGCTGGATGTATCTCAACAATTTATGGGTATCAGAGGAAAACTCTGAGGCACAGAAGGTATACATTGGGGAATATATGTGAACTATATTTTATAgtaaactagctgatgtgcccggtttcacccgggcaaaggtttgctgggtggaacattttacccctcccttagcccccccccccctcttcccccccttaGGAGTCAAATTTTAAAAAAgaactgcttagtgggtggctgcaaacaactgtcacagtttccagacaacccagcaggtcacatgttccaggtcacccacaaGGTGCATGTCGGTCatgttggacattttatttttcaccccttctcaccccccatgctgatgggggctgaacttggacttaaacggcatctGGAGTGTCACTATCCATCTCCGCGACCCCGAACActgtggatttttacatgtcacccctttCCCACCGTcacccctaggtgtgctaggggtgtcttaccccccacagtattttttctaGATTGTCagtgatatgtgtaccaagtttggtgtatattgctccaggcattccagagttatgctggaacatacatacacacatccatttttatatacaggttgagtctcccttatccaaaacgcttgggaccagaagtattttggataccggatatttccgtattttggaataattgcataccataatgagatatcatggagatgggacacaattctaagca
Encoded proteins:
- the LRRC17 gene encoding leucine-rich repeat-containing protein 17 is translated as MQVVILIMLLFFCKASEFRKFKRNNRGNNNKQHSSKKVSSTVKRYAPGSPCDIYTYLNEKYLDCQERKQTSVLQDWPEDLIHILLARNRFRIVKNNVFSRFQNLKSLDLQQNEITKIENNAFFGLKRLSTLLLQHNRIKILSEEIFIHMPRLNYLRLYDNPWDCNCELESLVTLLQVPRNRNFGNYANCETPTELKDQKLKQITPEVICQDEGDNGQPKPLHGKKITKPSIGSTLCHTYLYPIATLDCRRKELQEVPTDISPDITKLDLSSNKIRRLQSKVFIEIPNLEILNLSNNEMEFIDPAAFSGLLNLQELDLSYNNLTNLKYRVLEDLYFLKKLWLRDNPWRCDYHIHYLFYWLKHHYNVNYNGLECKAPEEYKGWLVGKYLRSYYEECPNERLQVHVGMDEDDITQAKQIKSGKKQGVMLTVLT